The Myxococcus guangdongensis genome contains a region encoding:
- a CDS encoding helix-turn-helix domain-containing protein codes for MPIRIMLDEVLARRGMKAKQLAEQIGVSQTHLSLFRSGKVRGVRFSTLSKLCLALGCEPGELLRYDPDPADMTTGEED; via the coding sequence ATGCCGATTCGAATCATGCTGGACGAGGTGCTCGCCCGAAGAGGCATGAAGGCGAAGCAGCTCGCCGAGCAGATTGGCGTGAGCCAGACGCACCTGTCCCTGTTCCGCTCGGGCAAGGTCCGTGGGGTGCGCTTCTCGACCCTGTCCAAGCTCTGCCTGGCGCTCGGCTGCGAGCCGGGGGAGCTGCTCCGCTACGACCCCGACCCGGCGGACATGACGACGGGCGAAGAGGACTGA
- a CDS encoding DUF2975 domain-containing protein yields the protein MTAKTTTARIRSRSGQLRRLMTLLVALLTALLVLERFSAVTLALFREGGGESARRWAQQGVAAVPEVFYLLALWWVRQALAAFARGELFTPTITRALRRVGVMLASGALLGVFIVPSLMRALGFQPGYVIAYDVGGLVLGAVGLALTLLAHVLTHASALQSELEEIF from the coding sequence ATGACCGCGAAGACCACGACCGCCCGAATCCGCAGCCGAAGCGGGCAGCTGCGTCGCCTGATGACCCTGCTGGTCGCGCTGCTGACGGCGCTGCTGGTGTTGGAGCGCTTCTCCGCCGTCACGCTCGCGCTGTTCCGGGAGGGGGGTGGGGAGTCGGCGCGCCGGTGGGCGCAGCAGGGCGTGGCGGCGGTCCCGGAGGTGTTCTACCTGCTGGCGCTCTGGTGGGTGCGGCAGGCGCTGGCGGCGTTCGCGCGAGGCGAGCTCTTCACGCCGACCATCACCCGCGCCCTGCGTCGCGTCGGAGTCATGTTGGCGTCAGGCGCGCTGCTGGGCGTGTTCATCGTCCCCAGCCTGATGCGCGCGCTCGGCTTCCAGCCGGGCTATGTCATCGCCTACGACGTGGGAGGTCTGGTGCTGGGCGCGGTGGGGCTCGCGCTGACGCTCCTCGCGCACGTCCTGACGCATGCCTCCGCTCTGCAGAGCGAGCTCGAAGAGATCTTCTGA
- a CDS encoding ABC transporter ATP-binding protein has translation MNCVEVRELVHRYGGDTVLGGIELQVPQGSIYGFLGPNGAGKTTTLRLLLGLLKKQQGSITLFGQSLDAHRIDILRKVGALIESPSVYDHLTAVENLELLRRVHRCPPRRIQEVLSLVDLADTKGKSARQFSLGMRQRLGIAIALLHSPELLILDEPTNGLDPNGIIEMRELLKRLNREHGITILISSHLLAEIERLVTDVGVISHGVMRFQGPMSELKRRQPRGLTLSLRTNDDGKALRVLAEQGLGARADEGRLVLPRSSDGEVAAVNRCLVSQGLEVYELSAGGNDLEANFMELIEVRP, from the coding sequence ATGAACTGCGTCGAAGTCCGGGAGCTGGTGCATCGCTATGGCGGGGACACGGTGCTGGGAGGCATCGAGCTCCAGGTGCCTCAGGGGAGCATCTACGGCTTCCTGGGGCCCAACGGCGCCGGGAAGACCACGACGCTGCGGCTGCTGCTGGGGCTGCTGAAGAAGCAGCAGGGCTCCATCACCCTGTTCGGACAGAGCCTCGACGCACATCGCATCGACATCCTGCGCAAGGTCGGCGCGCTCATCGAGAGCCCCTCGGTCTACGACCACCTCACGGCCGTCGAGAACCTGGAGCTCTTGCGGCGGGTGCATCGGTGCCCGCCCCGTCGCATCCAGGAGGTGCTGTCCCTGGTCGACCTGGCGGACACGAAAGGCAAGAGCGCCCGCCAGTTCTCGCTGGGGATGCGGCAGCGGCTGGGCATCGCCATCGCGCTCCTGCACAGCCCCGAGCTGCTCATCCTGGATGAGCCCACCAACGGGCTCGACCCGAACGGCATCATCGAGATGCGAGAGCTCCTGAAGCGGCTCAACCGCGAGCACGGCATCACCATCCTCATCTCCAGCCACCTGCTGGCGGAGATTGAGCGGTTGGTGACGGACGTCGGCGTCATCAGCCACGGGGTGATGCGCTTCCAGGGGCCGATGAGCGAGCTCAAGCGCAGACAGCCGCGCGGGCTCACGCTCAGCCTGCGGACCAACGATGACGGCAAGGCCCTACGAGTCCTCGCGGAGCAGGGCCTGGGAGCGCGGGCCGACGAAGGGCGGCTCGTCCTGCCCAGGTCCTCCGACGGGGAGGTCGCCGCGGTGAACCGGTGCCTCGTGAGTCAGGGCCTGGAGGTGTACGAGCTCAGCGCCGGCGGGAACGACCTCGAGGCCAACTTCATGGAGCTCATCGAGGTGCGCCCATGA